A genomic window from Sphingomonas hankookensis includes:
- a CDS encoding DUF4238 domain-containing protein, with protein MQSKPQNPPSRHHFIPQFLLDQWKDGDTLLRYRRNRIGEIESSPASPKSVCFERDLYKTIGFPPEHAQQMETLFMQVIDDAAAKVHALLLDGKVNSLSDAQCSDWGRFVMSLWFRTPLDMRGMKDAVGALASAEAAKSVLRGEDGALPPEAVSALQMEVLRLVIDDADRGRAFINMDWRIIKTNNRRELFVSDWPLDVPVSFAWLGSASSYVTLPIGPETLFVAAGSTTLANRIVSLPERELITRQNRSTVGHAQAFVGARTRQAGDFIRANFGLRSRHSVTQSTADKYKRDAI; from the coding sequence GTGCAATCCAAGCCACAGAACCCTCCGTCCCGGCATCACTTCATCCCGCAGTTCCTCCTCGACCAGTGGAAGGATGGCGACACCCTGCTGCGCTATCGGCGCAATCGGATCGGGGAGATCGAGAGCAGTCCTGCATCACCCAAGAGCGTCTGCTTCGAGCGGGACCTGTACAAGACGATCGGGTTCCCGCCCGAGCATGCCCAGCAGATGGAAACCCTGTTCATGCAGGTGATCGATGACGCTGCGGCCAAGGTTCACGCGCTGCTCCTCGACGGCAAGGTCAACTCGCTCAGCGACGCGCAATGCTCGGATTGGGGCCGGTTCGTCATGTCGCTGTGGTTCCGGACACCGCTGGATATGCGCGGCATGAAGGACGCCGTCGGCGCTCTCGCAAGCGCAGAGGCCGCGAAGTCCGTGCTGCGCGGCGAAGATGGGGCGCTGCCGCCCGAGGCCGTGAGCGCGCTTCAGATGGAAGTCCTGCGCTTGGTCATCGACGACGCGGATCGCGGACGAGCGTTCATCAACATGGACTGGCGCATAATCAAGACGAACAATCGCCGGGAATTGTTCGTCTCCGATTGGCCGCTCGACGTGCCGGTCAGCTTCGCCTGGCTTGGTAGTGCCTCGTCCTATGTCACTCTTCCGATCGGACCGGAGACCCTCTTCGTTGCTGCCGGGTCCACTACGCTGGCAAATCGGATCGTGAGCCTACCCGAGCGAGAACTGATCACGCGGCAGAACCGGTCGACCGTGGGACATGCCCAGGCGTTCGTAGGCGCGAGGACGCGTCAAGCCGGCGACTTCATCCGCGCGAACTTCGGCCTGCGAAGCCGCCACTCCGTGACGCAGAGCACCGCCGACAAATATAAGCGGGACGCCATATAA
- a CDS encoding copper-binding protein produces the protein MNHARLTIALGLAALTAACGKKAEAPVATETNEAAPAATMSGDMGNMSMAPDANAAIKAKGHGTVTAIDKAAGTITLDHGPIPEAKWPAMTMAFKAAPSITDAVKVGDKVDFDLSLKGSDGEVTAIAKQ, from the coding sequence ATGAACCATGCACGACTGACCATTGCCCTCGGCCTCGCCGCCCTGACTGCCGCGTGCGGCAAGAAGGCGGAGGCCCCCGTTGCGACTGAGACCAACGAGGCGGCGCCCGCCGCGACCATGAGCGGCGACATGGGCAACATGTCGATGGCGCCTGACGCGAACGCCGCGATCAAGGCCAAGGGCCATGGCACCGTCACCGCGATCGACAAGGCGGCAGGCACGATCACGCTCGATCATGGTCCGATCCCGGAGGCCAAGTGGCCCGCGATGACGATGGCGTTCAAGGCCGCGCCGTCGATCACCGATGCGGTCAAGGTCGGCGACAAGGTCGATTTCGACCTCTCGCTCAAGGGCAGCGATGGCGAGGTCACCGCGATCGCAAAGCAGTGA
- a CDS encoding efflux RND transporter permease subunit has product MIAHLIRWSVRNRFFVVLGMLALVGAGLWAVRSTPIDALPDLSDVQVVIRTSYPGQAPQIVENQITYPLTTTMLSVPGAKTVRGYSFFGDSFVYVIFEDGTDLYWARSRVLEYLNQVQGRLPASARSALGPDATGVGWVYEYALVDRTGRHDLSQLRGLQDWFLRYELKTVTGVAEVASIGGMVKQYQVLLDPVKLAAYGVTHAQAVQAISQANQEAGGSVLEMAEAEYMVRASGYLKTLDDFRAIPLKTAAGGVPVRLGDVATIQVGPEMRRGIAELNGEGEVAGGVVILRSGKNARETIAAVKDKLADLRKSLPPGVEVVTVYDRSQLIDRAVENLTRKLVEEFIVVALVCALFLWHVRSALVAILTLPLGVLAAFVVMRFQGVNANIMSLGGIAIAIGAMVDAAVVMIENAHKRIERWEQDHPDRHLDGEMRWIVVTEAAAEVGPALFFSLLIITLSFIPVFTLEAQEGRLFAPLAFTKTYAMGAAAILSVTLVPILMGWLIRGRIPAEQANPVNRWLTNIYRPAIDWTMKRPKAVLLIAALVFATTAWPLSRLGGEFMPNLDEGDLLYMPSALPGLSAAKASELLQQTDRLIKTVPEVESVFGKAGRAETATDPAPLEMFETTIQFKPRDQWRSGMTPERLVDELDRRVKLPGLANIWVPPIRNRIDMLATGIKSPIGVKVSGSDLAELDRIAHDVETVARSVPGVSSALAERLTGGRYVDVDIDRAAAARFGLNIADVQAIVSGAIGGETIGETVEGLARYPISVRYPRELRDSLERLRALPILTPAGQQITLGTVANVSIAEGPPMLKTENARPSTWVYVDVRGRDLASVVGDLQRAVAKQVRLSPGVSIAYSGQFEYLERAVDRLKLVVPATLLIIFVLLYLIFGRFDEAALIMGTLPFALTGGIWTLYLLGFNQSVATGVGFIALAGVSAEFGVVMLIYLKNALAERGAHPDAAEVEAAVREGALLRVRPKAMTVAVILAGLLPILLGSGAGSEVMSRIAAPMIGGMLTAPLLSMFVLPAAYLLLRRPKTDPIPQPVSS; this is encoded by the coding sequence GTGATCGCCCATCTCATCCGCTGGTCGGTGAGGAACCGCTTCTTCGTCGTGCTCGGCATGCTCGCGCTGGTCGGCGCGGGCCTGTGGGCGGTGCGCTCGACCCCGATCGACGCGCTGCCCGATCTTTCCGACGTGCAGGTCGTGATCCGCACTTCCTATCCGGGTCAGGCGCCGCAGATCGTCGAGAACCAGATCACCTATCCGCTCACCACCACCATGCTGTCGGTGCCCGGCGCCAAGACGGTGCGCGGCTATAGCTTCTTCGGCGACAGCTTCGTCTATGTGATCTTCGAGGACGGCACCGATCTCTACTGGGCGCGCAGCCGCGTGCTCGAATATCTCAACCAGGTCCAGGGTCGGTTGCCGGCCAGCGCCCGCAGCGCGCTCGGGCCGGACGCGACCGGGGTCGGCTGGGTCTATGAATATGCGCTGGTCGACCGCACCGGCCGGCACGATCTCTCGCAGCTTCGCGGGTTGCAGGACTGGTTCCTGCGCTACGAGCTGAAGACCGTGACCGGCGTGGCCGAAGTCGCCAGCATCGGCGGCATGGTCAAGCAGTACCAGGTGCTGCTCGATCCGGTGAAGCTCGCGGCCTACGGCGTAACCCACGCCCAGGCAGTGCAGGCGATCAGCCAAGCCAATCAGGAAGCCGGCGGCTCGGTGCTGGAAATGGCCGAGGCCGAATATATGGTCCGCGCCTCGGGCTATCTGAAAACGCTCGACGATTTCCGGGCAATCCCGCTCAAGACTGCGGCGGGCGGCGTGCCCGTCCGGCTCGGCGATGTCGCCACGATCCAGGTCGGCCCCGAGATGCGGCGCGGCATCGCCGAACTGAACGGCGAAGGCGAGGTCGCCGGCGGCGTCGTTATTCTTCGGTCAGGCAAGAACGCCCGTGAGACCATCGCGGCGGTCAAGGACAAGCTCGCCGATCTCAGGAAAAGCCTGCCGCCGGGCGTCGAGGTGGTCACGGTCTATGACCGCTCGCAGCTGATCGATCGCGCGGTCGAGAACCTCACCCGCAAGCTGGTCGAGGAGTTCATCGTCGTCGCATTGGTCTGCGCCCTGTTCCTCTGGCACGTCCGCTCGGCGCTGGTCGCGATCCTGACCTTGCCGCTCGGTGTGCTGGCCGCGTTCGTCGTAATGCGGTTCCAGGGGGTGAACGCCAACATCATGTCGCTGGGCGGCATCGCCATCGCCATCGGCGCGATGGTGGATGCGGCGGTCGTCATGATCGAGAACGCCCACAAGAGGATCGAACGCTGGGAGCAGGATCACCCGGACAGACATCTCGATGGCGAGATGCGCTGGATCGTCGTCACCGAGGCGGCGGCCGAGGTCGGGCCGGCGCTGTTCTTCAGCCTGCTGATCATCACGCTGTCGTTCATTCCGGTCTTCACCCTGGAGGCGCAGGAAGGCCGGCTGTTCGCGCCGCTCGCCTTCACCAAGACCTATGCGATGGGCGCGGCCGCGATCCTGTCGGTGACCCTGGTGCCGATCCTGATGGGCTGGCTGATCCGGGGCCGCATTCCGGCCGAGCAGGCCAATCCGGTCAATCGCTGGCTCACCAATATCTACCGGCCCGCGATCGACTGGACGATGAAGCGGCCCAAGGCAGTGCTGCTGATCGCGGCTCTGGTGTTCGCCACCACGGCCTGGCCGCTCAGCCGGCTCGGCGGCGAGTTCATGCCCAATCTCGACGAGGGCGACCTGCTCTACATGCCCTCGGCGCTGCCGGGCCTCTCGGCCGCCAAGGCGAGTGAGCTGCTCCAGCAGACCGACCGCCTGATCAAGACCGTGCCCGAAGTCGAAAGCGTGTTCGGCAAGGCCGGCCGCGCCGAGACCGCGACCGATCCCGCGCCGCTCGAAATGTTCGAGACGACGATCCAGTTCAAGCCCCGCGACCAGTGGCGGTCGGGCATGACGCCCGAACGCCTTGTCGACGAGCTCGATCGCCGGGTGAAGCTTCCGGGTCTCGCCAATATCTGGGTGCCGCCGATCCGCAACCGCATCGACATGCTCGCGACGGGCATCAAGAGCCCGATCGGGGTCAAGGTGTCGGGCAGTGACCTCGCCGAGCTCGACCGCATCGCGCATGATGTCGAGACCGTGGCCAGGAGCGTGCCCGGCGTCAGCTCGGCGCTCGCCGAGCGGCTGACCGGCGGACGCTATGTCGATGTCGACATAGACCGCGCCGCCGCCGCGCGGTTCGGGCTCAACATCGCCGACGTCCAGGCCATCGTCTCCGGCGCGATCGGCGGCGAGACGATCGGCGAGACGGTCGAGGGCCTCGCCCGCTATCCGATCAGCGTGCGCTATCCGCGCGAATTGCGCGACAGCCTCGAAAGGCTGCGGGCGCTACCGATCCTGACGCCCGCGGGCCAGCAGATCACCTTGGGCACCGTGGCAAACGTCTCGATCGCCGAGGGACCGCCGATGCTCAAGACCGAGAATGCCCGGCCTTCGACCTGGGTCTACGTCGATGTGCGCGGGCGCGATCTTGCCTCGGTGGTCGGCGATCTGCAGCGTGCGGTGGCGAAACAGGTCAGGCTCTCGCCTGGGGTCAGCATCGCTTACTCTGGCCAGTTCGAATATCTCGAGCGCGCGGTCGACCGCTTGAAGCTGGTCGTGCCCGCGACGCTGCTGATCATCTTCGTGCTGCTCTACCTCATCTTCGGCCGCTTCGACGAGGCGGCGCTGATCATGGGGACGCTGCCGTTTGCGCTGACCGGCGGCATCTGGACGCTTTATCTGCTGGGGTTCAACCAGTCGGTCGCCACCGGGGTCGGGTTCATCGCGCTCGCCGGCGTCTCCGCCGAGTTCGGGGTGGTGATGCTGATCTATCTCAAGAACGCGCTGGCCGAGCGCGGCGCACATCCGGACGCTGCCGAGGTCGAGGCCGCCGTGCGCGAAGGCGCGCTGCTGCGCGTCCGTCCCAAGGCGATGACGGTGGCGGTGATCCTGGCCGGCCTGCTGCCGATCCTGCTGGGATCAGGCGCGGGTTCGGAGGTCATGAGCCGGATTGCCGCGCCGATGATCGGCGGCATGCTGACCGCGCCCTTGCTCTCAATGTTCGTCCTGCCCGCCGCCTACCTGCTGTTGCGACGGCCCAAGACCGATCCCATCCCTCAACCCGTTTCATCATGA
- a CDS encoding efflux RND transporter periplasmic adaptor subunit yields MTLDKSALRWGASILAVALLAGGTGYWAGHRQAPQSEATTPAGAGKVLYWYDPMFPNQKFDKPGKSPFMDMQLVPRYADGGSAGAAPTVAVDPAARQSLGLRVVAAKMGSLASALEVTGTIDFNQRDVAVIQARSGGFVSRVYARAPGDVVRAGAPIADLLLPEWGGAQTEYLSVRRLGKPDLTAAARQRLRLMGMSDGLIASVERSGRPNGVVTITTPISGTIQTLDARAGVTLAMGQTLAQVSGLGTVWLNAAVPEARAGDVRVGQNASTTLAGFPGERFADRVIAILPTTQADSRTLTVRIELPNRDGRLRPGMFASVVLGGDAKPALLVPSEAVIRTGRRTLVMLAAGDGRYHPAEVRIGREAGGETEILAGLSPGENVVVSGQFLIDSEASLSGIEARPIGGGAASATIAAPASKATLYETTGKIERITANSVTLSHEPVPALDWPAMTMTFALANPGIARGFKAGDRVRFGFDRPPAGPTLRHMAKVAGQ; encoded by the coding sequence ATGACGCTCGATAAATCCGCGCTGCGCTGGGGCGCATCGATCCTGGCTGTCGCGCTGCTGGCCGGCGGCACAGGCTATTGGGCTGGCCATCGCCAGGCACCGCAATCGGAGGCGACCACGCCCGCCGGGGCAGGCAAAGTCCTTTACTGGTACGATCCGATGTTCCCCAACCAGAAGTTCGACAAGCCCGGCAAGTCGCCCTTCATGGATATGCAGCTCGTGCCGCGATACGCGGACGGAGGAAGCGCCGGCGCGGCCCCCACGGTCGCCGTCGATCCCGCCGCGCGGCAGAGCCTGGGATTGCGGGTCGTCGCGGCGAAGATGGGCAGCCTTGCCTCGGCCCTCGAGGTCACCGGCACGATCGACTTCAACCAGCGCGACGTCGCCGTCATCCAGGCGCGTTCGGGCGGGTTCGTGAGCCGCGTCTATGCGCGAGCGCCCGGGGACGTGGTCCGCGCCGGCGCGCCGATCGCGGACCTGCTCCTGCCCGAATGGGGCGGCGCGCAGACCGAATATCTGAGCGTCAGGCGGCTCGGCAAGCCCGACCTCACCGCGGCCGCGCGCCAGCGACTGCGGCTGATGGGCATGTCCGACGGCCTCATCGCCAGCGTCGAGCGGAGCGGACGCCCGAACGGCGTGGTGACGATCACGACGCCGATCTCGGGCACGATCCAGACGCTCGACGCCCGTGCCGGCGTGACGCTCGCCATGGGCCAGACGCTCGCCCAGGTAAGCGGGCTCGGCACCGTCTGGCTCAATGCCGCGGTGCCCGAAGCGCGCGCGGGCGATGTCCGGGTCGGCCAGAATGCCAGCACCACGCTGGCGGGCTTCCCCGGCGAGCGCTTCGCCGACCGGGTGATCGCGATCCTGCCGACCACGCAGGCCGACAGCCGCACGCTCACCGTGCGGATCGAGCTGCCCAACCGGGACGGCCGGTTGCGGCCGGGCATGTTCGCCAGCGTCGTGCTTGGCGGCGATGCCAAGCCGGCGCTGCTGGTGCCGAGCGAAGCGGTGATCCGCACGGGCAGGCGCACGCTCGTCATGCTGGCCGCAGGCGACGGGCGCTATCATCCCGCCGAGGTCCGCATCGGCCGCGAGGCAGGGGGCGAGACCGAGATCCTTGCCGGCCTGTCGCCCGGCGAGAACGTCGTCGTCTCGGGGCAGTTCCTGATCGATTCCGAGGCGAGCCTGTCGGGAATCGAGGCGCGGCCGATCGGCGGCGGTGCGGCATCGGCGACCATCGCCGCGCCGGCGTCGAAAGCCACGCTGTACGAGACGACGGGCAAGATCGAGCGGATCACGGCCAATTCGGTGACGCTCAGCCACGAGCCCGTTCCCGCGCTCGACTGGCCGGCGATGACGATGACCTTCGCGCTCGCCAATCCGGGCATCGCGCGCGGCTTCAAGGCGGGTGACCGGGTCCGGTTCGGGTTCGACCGGCCCCCGGCGGGACCGACGCTGCGGCATATGGCGAAGGTGGCGGGCCAGTGA
- a CDS encoding TolC family protein has translation MIMMPRRAVRRLLLSIGATLASAWAVPVSAGPLTYEQAVRLAAANAPSLKARAAATAGARSSAVAADRLPDPTLDLGLQNFPVSGPNAGSFTRDDFTMATIGFSQTFPNLAKRHARAARAAADIGIAEAGELVEGRNVRLETALAWVDLYYGERRLRQLDLLDASLDDLQKTVTARLASGSARPSQALEPDQLRAAIADRRAEMAAVVAQARARLARYTGDPDPQATGDPPMLDVDPIRLRAGIDALPALRAQDARIAVAEADVRLARADKRPDWKVGVTYGRRDPMYGDMASVGVSIDLPLFAGKRQNPRIAASESLAQGGRFDREAIRRELVAQLDADLADHAMHLSRLRNARETLVPLARHRAELDRDSYGAGKLDLGAALLTTLGLAEAEVEALNREADVARDAVRITITYGEERP, from the coding sequence ATGATCATGATGCCGAGGCGCGCTGTGCGACGCCTGTTGCTCTCTATCGGTGCGACGCTTGCGAGCGCCTGGGCCGTGCCGGTGTCGGCCGGCCCGCTCACCTACGAGCAGGCAGTGAGGCTCGCTGCCGCCAACGCGCCAAGCCTCAAGGCGCGCGCGGCGGCGACAGCCGGCGCCCGCTCTTCGGCGGTCGCGGCCGATCGCCTGCCCGATCCGACGCTCGACCTGGGCCTGCAGAACTTCCCGGTGAGCGGCCCCAATGCCGGCAGCTTCACGCGCGACGATTTCACTATGGCGACGATCGGGTTCAGCCAGACCTTCCCCAATCTCGCCAAGCGCCATGCACGCGCCGCGCGCGCCGCGGCCGATATCGGTATCGCCGAGGCGGGCGAGCTGGTCGAAGGCCGCAACGTGCGGCTCGAGACCGCCCTCGCCTGGGTCGATCTCTATTATGGAGAACGCCGGCTCCGGCAGCTCGACCTGCTCGATGCCAGCCTCGACGACCTGCAGAAGACCGTGACCGCACGCCTGGCGTCGGGCAGCGCGCGCCCGAGCCAGGCGCTCGAGCCCGACCAGCTCCGCGCCGCCATCGCCGATCGCCGCGCCGAGATGGCTGCGGTGGTGGCGCAGGCGCGGGCCCGGCTCGCGCGCTATACCGGCGACCCCGACCCGCAGGCGACGGGCGACCCGCCGATGCTCGATGTCGATCCGATCCGGCTGCGGGCCGGGATCGATGCGCTTCCCGCCCTGCGCGCGCAGGACGCGCGGATCGCAGTCGCCGAAGCGGACGTGCGTCTCGCGCGCGCCGACAAGCGCCCCGACTGGAAGGTCGGCGTCACCTATGGCCGGCGCGATCCCATGTACGGCGACATGGCCTCGGTCGGCGTGTCGATCGACCTGCCGCTGTTCGCCGGCAAGCGCCAGAACCCCAGGATCGCTGCAAGCGAGAGCCTTGCGCAAGGGGGTCGGTTCGACCGCGAGGCGATCCGCCGCGAGCTGGTGGCGCAGCTCGACGCCGATCTCGCAGACCATGCCATGCATCTCTCCCGGTTGCGCAATGCCCGCGAGACGCTGGTGCCACTCGCCAGGCACCGCGCCGAGCTCGACCGCGACAGCTATGGCGCCGGCAAGCTCGACCTTGGCGCCGCGCTGCTCACGACGCTCGGGCTCGCGGAGGCCGAGGTCGAGGCGCTCAACCGCGAAGCCGACGTCGCGCGCGACGCGGTCCGCATCACTATCACCTATGGGGAGGAGCGGCCATGA
- a CDS encoding IS110 family transposase, with the protein MPVSVSCHAAVSTQLNAIFVSLELSRSTWLVTSLSPGRGERISRHQVKGSDVPALLERFAQLQAKARERTGEQYPLVVIQEAGLDGFWIHRCLVREGIESYVVDAASIAASRRSRRAKTDKLDGEALVRTLLAYKRGEPRVCAMVAVPSVEDEDRRRISRERRALVVERVRHVNRIKGLLFAQGVGDYEPLRADRRARLDELVTGDGRPLPRHVRREIERELDRLEMVVGQIKQVEAERDALLEPRSDAAGEADTGPRLIQLRGIGPEFAGVLHAEAFFRSFSNRRQVAAYAGLAPSPWQSGSMDREQGVSKAGNKRLRTTMIQVAWLWLRHQPDSELTKWYAERVGANGGRARRVMIVAVARKLLIALWQFVSAGVVPAGALLKAA; encoded by the coding sequence GTGCCCGTGTCCGTCTCATGCCATGCCGCCGTCAGCACGCAGCTGAACGCAATCTTCGTGTCGCTGGAGCTGAGCCGCTCCACCTGGCTGGTGACGTCGCTGTCGCCGGGTCGCGGCGAGCGGATCTCGCGGCATCAGGTGAAGGGCAGCGACGTGCCGGCACTCCTGGAGCGGTTCGCGCAGTTACAGGCGAAGGCGCGGGAGCGGACAGGCGAGCAGTACCCGTTGGTCGTCATCCAGGAGGCGGGCCTCGACGGCTTCTGGATACACCGCTGCCTGGTGCGCGAGGGTATCGAGAGCTACGTCGTCGACGCCGCCTCGATTGCCGCTTCACGACGCAGCCGGCGCGCCAAGACGGACAAGCTCGACGGCGAGGCGCTGGTCCGCACGCTGCTGGCCTACAAGCGCGGGGAGCCGCGGGTGTGTGCGATGGTGGCGGTGCCGAGCGTCGAGGACGAGGACCGGCGACGCATCTCGCGCGAGCGGCGGGCTTTGGTCGTGGAGCGGGTGCGGCACGTCAACCGCATCAAGGGCCTGCTGTTCGCGCAAGGGGTCGGCGACTACGAGCCACTGCGCGCCGACCGGCGGGCGCGGCTGGACGAACTGGTGACCGGCGATGGACGACCGCTGCCCCGGCATGTTCGCCGCGAGATCGAGCGCGAGCTGGACCGGCTGGAGATGGTCGTCGGCCAGATCAAGCAGGTCGAAGCCGAGCGCGACGCGCTGCTCGAGCCGCGGTCGGATGCCGCCGGTGAGGCGGACACTGGTCCCCGGCTCATCCAGTTGCGCGGCATCGGTCCTGAGTTCGCCGGCGTGCTGCACGCAGAAGCGTTCTTCCGCAGCTTCAGCAATCGACGACAGGTCGCCGCCTATGCCGGGCTGGCCCCATCACCGTGGCAAAGCGGCAGCATGGACCGGGAGCAGGGCGTGTCCAAGGCGGGCAACAAGCGGTTGCGAACGACCATGATCCAGGTCGCCTGGCTGTGGCTGCGTCATCAGCCGGACTCGGAGCTGACGAAGTGGTACGCGGAGCGGGTGGGCGCGAACGGTGGTCGCGCGCGGCGGGTCATGATCGTGGCAGTCGCACGCAAGCTGCTGATCGCGCTGTGGCAGTTCGTCTCGGCCGGCGTGGTGCCCGCAGGCGCGCTGCTGAAGGCCGCATGA
- the pncB gene encoding nicotinate phosphoribosyltransferase encodes MTVTDIATRTYNHNFRLDPIVRSLLDTDFYKLLMLQMIRHIHPDVEATFSVINRTRSVRLADIIDEEELRAQLDHAREVRFAKKELIWLTGNSFYGRQQMFSPEFIAWLADFRLPDYRLRKVDGQYELCFEGPWTHTTMWEIPALAILNELKSRAAMRNKGRFALDILYARAKTRLWEKVERLKLLPDLVLSDFGTRRRHGFLWQRWCVEALKEGLSDRFIGTSNVLLAMDSDLEAIGTNAHELPMVAAALAGDDASLARAPYQVLEAWRRHYNGNLLIALPDAFGTTAFLRDAPGWLADWTGFRPDSAPPIEGGEQIIRWWQDQGVDPRTRLLIFSDGMDVDTIEATYRHFNGRVRTSFGWGTNLTNDFRGCDPDGDEGLEPISLVCKVTSANGRPAVKLSDNPAKATGDPAEIERYLRVFGSAGHAPSPVVV; translated from the coding sequence ATGACCGTCACTGACATCGCGACACGCACCTACAACCATAATTTCCGGCTCGACCCTATCGTCCGCAGCCTGCTCGACACGGATTTCTACAAGCTCCTCATGCTCCAGATGATCCGGCACATTCATCCGGATGTGGAGGCGACATTCTCCGTCATCAACCGCACCCGCTCGGTCCGTCTCGCCGACATCATCGACGAGGAGGAGCTGCGCGCCCAGCTCGACCATGCGCGGGAGGTCCGCTTCGCCAAAAAGGAGCTGATATGGCTGACCGGCAACAGCTTCTATGGGCGGCAGCAGATGTTCAGCCCGGAATTCATTGCCTGGCTCGCCGATTTCCGCCTGCCCGACTATCGGCTGCGCAAGGTGGACGGTCAGTATGAACTCTGCTTCGAGGGTCCATGGACGCACACGACCATGTGGGAGATTCCCGCGCTCGCCATCCTCAACGAACTGAAATCGCGCGCGGCCATGCGCAACAAGGGCAGGTTCGCGCTCGACATCCTCTATGCGCGCGCCAAGACCAGGCTGTGGGAGAAGGTGGAGCGGCTGAAGCTGCTGCCCGATCTCGTCCTCTCGGACTTCGGCACCCGGCGGCGGCACGGCTTCCTGTGGCAGCGCTGGTGTGTCGAGGCGCTGAAGGAAGGGTTGAGCGACCGCTTCATCGGCACGTCTAACGTCCTCCTTGCCATGGACAGCGATCTGGAGGCCATCGGCACCAACGCGCATGAATTGCCCATGGTCGCCGCCGCGCTGGCCGGGGACGATGCATCGCTCGCCCGCGCGCCCTATCAGGTGCTGGAGGCGTGGCGACGGCATTATAACGGCAATCTGCTTATAGCCCTGCCCGACGCCTTCGGCACCACCGCCTTTCTGCGCGATGCGCCCGGCTGGCTTGCGGACTGGACCGGCTTCCGCCCCGACAGCGCCCCGCCCATCGAAGGCGGCGAGCAGATCATCCGCTGGTGGCAGGATCAGGGCGTCGATCCGCGCACCAGGCTGCTGATCTTCTCCGACGGCATGGATGTCGATACGATCGAGGCGACATACAGGCACTTCAACGGGCGTGTGCGGACAAGCTTCGGCTGGGGCACCAACCTCACCAATGATTTTCGCGGCTGCGATCCCGACGGTGACGAAGGGCTGGAGCCGATTTCCCTCGTCTGCAAGGTCACAAGCGCGAACGGACGTCCGGCGGTGAAGCTGTCCGACAATCCCGCCAAGGCGACCGGCGATCCCGCCGAGATCGAGCGCTATCTGCGGGTCTTCGGATCCGCTGGCCATGCCCCCTCGCCGGTCGTGGTTTAG